Proteins from a genomic interval of Equus quagga isolate Etosha38 chromosome 11, UCLA_HA_Equagga_1.0, whole genome shotgun sequence:
- the USH1G gene encoding pre-mRNA splicing regulator USH1G, producing the protein MNDQYHRAARDGYLELLKEATRKELNAPDEDGMTPTLWAAYHGNLESLRLIVSRGGDPDKCDIWGNTPLHLAASNGHLHCLSFLVSFGANIWCLDNDYHTPLDMAAMKGHMECVRYLDSIAAKQSSLNPKVVGKLKDKAFREAERRIRECAKLQRKHHERMERRYRRELAERSDTLSFSSLTSSTLSRRLQHLALGSHLPYSQATLHGTTRGKTKIQRKLERRKQGGEGTFKISEDGRKSVRSLSGLQLGSDVMFVRQGTYANPKEWGRSPLRDMFLSDEDSVSRATLAAEPAHSEVSTDSGHDSLFTRPGLGTMVFRRNYLSSGLHGLGREDAAGTPRGRLQSSPSLDDDSLGSANSLQDRSCGEELPWDELDLGLDEDLEPETSPLDTFLASLHMEDFASLLRQEKIDLEALMLCSDLDLRSISVPLGPRKKILGAVRRRRQALERPPALEDTEL; encoded by the exons ATGAATGACCAGTACCACCGGGCGGCCCGGGACGGCTATCTGGAGCTCCTCAAAGAGGCCACCAGGAAGGAGCTGAACGCCCCCGACGAGGACGGCATGACCCCCACCCTCTGGGCTGCCTACCATGGCAACCTGGAGTCGCTGCGCCTCATCGTGAGCCGCGG GGGTGACCCGGACAAGTGTGACATCTGGGGTAACACGCCGCTGCACCTGGCAGCTTCCAATGGCCACCTGCACTGCCTCTCCTTCCTGGTGTCCTTCGGGGCCAACATCTGGTGCCTGGACAACGACTACCACACGCCGCTGGACATGGCCGCCATGAAGGGCCACATGGAGTGCGTGCGCTACCTGGACTCCATCGCGGCCAAGCAGAGCAGCCTCAACCCCAAGGTGGTGGGCAAGCTGAAGGACAAGGCCTTCCGCGAGGCGGAGCGGCGCATCCGCGAGTGCGCCAAGCTGCAGCGCAAGCACCACGAGCGCATGGAGCGGCGCTACCGGCGCGAGCTGGCCGAGCGGTCCGACACGCTCAGCTTCTCCAGCCTCACGTCCAGCACCCTGAGCCGCCGGCTGCAGCATCTGGCGCTGGGCAGCCACCTGCCCTACTCGCAGGCCACGCTGCACGGCACCACCAGGGGCAAGACCAAGATCCAGCGGAAACTAGAGCGGCGCAAGCAGGGCGGCGAGGGCACCTTCAAGATCTCCGAGGACGGCCGCAAGAGCGTGCGCTCGCTCTCGGGCCTGCAGCTGGGCAGCGACGTGATGTTCGTGCGCCAGGGCACCTACGCCAACCCCAAGGAGTGGGGCCGCTCCCCGCTCAGGGACATGTTCCTCTCCGACGAGGACAGCGTCTCCCGTGCCACACTGGCGGCCGAGCCTGCCCACTCGGAGGTCAGCACCGACTCAGGCCACGACTCCCTGTTTACCCGCCCCGGCCTGGGCACCATGGTTTTCCGCAGAAACTACTTGAGCAGCGGGCTGCACGGGCTGGGCCGCGAGGACGCCGCGGGCACGCCGCGGGGTCGGCTGCAGAGCTCCCCCAGCCTGGACGACGACAGCCTGGGCAGTGCCAACAGCCTGCAGGACCGCAGCTGCGGGGAGGAGCTGCCCTGGGACGAGCTGGACTTGGGCCTGGATGAGGACCTGGAGCCCGAGACGAGCCCGCTGGACACCTTCCTGGCCTCCCTACACATGGAAGACTTCGCCTCCCTCCTGCGGCAGGAGAAGATCGACCTCGAGGCGCTGATGCTGTGCTCGGACCTCGACCTCCGCAGCATCAGCGTCCCCCTGGGGCCCCGCAAGAAGATCCTGGGGGCCGTGCGAAGGCGGAGACAGGCGCTGGAGCGCCCGCCCGCCCTGGAGGACACAGAGCTGTGA
- the OTOP2 gene encoding proton channel OTOP2 isoform X2, which yields MSEELAPGPTESPPAPRAGPREVWKKGGRLLSVLLAVNVLLLACTLISGGAFNKVAVYDTDVFALLTTMMLLAALWILFYVLRTVRCPEAVPYRDAHAGPIWLRGGLVLFGICTLIMDVFKTGYYSSFFECQSAIKILHPLIQALFVIIQTYFLWVSAKDCIHVHLDLTRCGLMFTLATNLAIWMAAVVDESVHQAHSDSSSHSNTSHSRLAPDQRAGSQVGEDCSCNTAVCQIFQQGYFYLYPFNIEYSLFASTMLYVMWKNVGRLLSSSTHGHGHGHGHSPSRVSLFRETFFAGPILGLILFVVGLAIFIIYEVQVSGEEGRTQQALVMYYSFNIACLGLMTLVSLSGSIIYRFDRRAMDHHKNPTRTLDVALLMGAALGQYAISYYSIVAVVAGTPRDLLGALNLAHALLMIAQHIFQNVFIIESLHRGPPGAEPHDTPPKEPCHGLTFANLDALHTLPSCPPTPTLAGSSPAGPPEAVAIILAPEGHWRRRCLKDISLFLLLCNIILWIMPAFGARPHFSNTVEVDFYGYSLWAAIVNICLPFGIFYRMHAVSSLLEVYVLS from the exons ATGTCCGAGGAGCTGGCCCCCGGCCCCACCGAGAGCCCGCCGGCGCCGCGGGCAGGCCCCCGCGAGGTGTGGAAGAAGGGCGGCCGCCTGCTGTCGGTGCTGCTGGCCGTGAACGTGCTGCTCCTCGCCTGCACGCTCATCAGCGGTGGCGCCTTCAACAAGGTGGCGGTGTATGACACCGACGTGTTCGCTCTACTCACCACCATGATGCTGCTGGCCGCGCTCTGGATCCTCTTCTACGTCCTCCGCACCGTGCGCTGCCCTGAAGCGGTCCCCTACAGGGACGCGCACGCCGGCCCCATCTGGCTCCGAG GTGGGCTGGTGCTGTTTGGGATCTGCACTCTCATCATGGATGTCTTCAAGACCGGCTACTACTCCAGTTTCTTTGAGTGCCAGTCAGCCATCAAGATACTCCACCCCCTCATCCAGGCTCTGTTTGTCATCATCCAG ACTTACTTTCTCTGGGTCTCTGCTAAGGACTGTATTCACGTCCACCTGGATCTGACCCG GTGTGGTCTCATGTTCACGCTCGCCACCAATCTGGCCATCTGGATGGCAGCCGTGGTGGATGAATCTGTGCACCAGGCCCACTCCGACAGCAGTTCTCACAGCAACACCAGCCACAGCCGCCTCGCTCCTGACC AGCGTGCAGGCAGCCAGGTCGGAGAGGACTGCTCCTGCAACACGGCCGTCTGCCAGATCTTCCAGCAGGGTTACTTCTACCTGTATCCCTTCAACATCGAGTACAGCCTCTTTGCCTCCACCATGCTCTACGTCATGTGGAAGAACGTGGGCAGGCTGCTGTCCTCCTCCACCCACGGCCACGGCCACGGCCACGGCCACAGCCCATCGCGGGTCAGCCTCTTCCGGGAAACGTTTTTTGCCGGCCCAATCCTGGGCCTGATACTCTTCGTGGTGGGGCTGGCCATCTTCATTATCTACGAGGTCCAAGTGAGTGGGGAGGAGGGCCGCACCCAGCAGGCCCTGGTCATGTACTACAGCTTCAACATCGCCTGTCTGGGGCTCATGACCTTGGTCAGCCTGAGTGGCTCCATCATCTACCGTTTTGACCGCCGGGCCATGGACCACCATAAGAACCCCACGCGCACCCTGGATGTGGCCCTACTGATGGGTGCCGCCCTGGGCCAGTATGCCATTTCCTACTACTCCATTGTGGCCGTGGTAGCGGGCACACCCAGGGACCTGCTGGGGGCACTCAACTTAGCCCACGCTCTGCTCATGATTGCCCAGCACATCTTCCAGAATGTGTTCATCATCGAGAGCCTCCACCGGGGCCCACCTGGGGCCGAGCCTCATGATACGCCCCCCAAGGAGCCCTGCCACGGCCTCACCTTTGCGAACCTGGATGCCCTCCAtaccctgccctcctgcccacccaccccTACGTTGGCTGGCTCCAGCCCAGCGGGCCCTCCGGAAGCAGTGGCCATCATCTTGGCACCCGAGGGCCACTGGAGACGCCGGTGCCTGAAggatatttctctgtttctcctgctGTGCAACATCATT ctgTGGATCATGCCTGCCTTCGGGGCCCGCCCTCACTTCAGCAATACTGTGGAGGTGGACTTCTACGGCTACTCCCTCTGGGCAGCCATTGTCAACATCTGCCTGCCTTTCGGCATCTTCTACCGGATGCATGCTGTCTCCAGCCTCCTGGAGGTCTACGTACTATCCTGA
- the OTOP2 gene encoding proton channel OTOP2 isoform X1 — protein sequence MSEELAPGPTESPPAPRAGPREVWKKGGRLLSVLLAVNVLLLACTLISGGAFNKVAVYDTDVFALLTTMMLLAALWILFYVLRTVRCPEAVPYRDAHAGPIWLRGGLVLFGICTLIMDVFKTGYYSSFFECQSAIKILHPLIQALFVIIQTYFLWVSAKDCIHVHLDLTRCGLMFTLATNLAIWMAAVVDESVHQAHSDSSSHSNTSHSRLAPDPERAGSQVGEDCSCNTAVCQIFQQGYFYLYPFNIEYSLFASTMLYVMWKNVGRLLSSSTHGHGHGHGHSPSRVSLFRETFFAGPILGLILFVVGLAIFIIYEVQVSGEEGRTQQALVMYYSFNIACLGLMTLVSLSGSIIYRFDRRAMDHHKNPTRTLDVALLMGAALGQYAISYYSIVAVVAGTPRDLLGALNLAHALLMIAQHIFQNVFIIESLHRGPPGAEPHDTPPKEPCHGLTFANLDALHTLPSCPPTPTLAGSSPAGPPEAVAIILAPEGHWRRRCLKDISLFLLLCNIILWIMPAFGARPHFSNTVEVDFYGYSLWAAIVNICLPFGIFYRMHAVSSLLEVYVLS from the exons ATGTCCGAGGAGCTGGCCCCCGGCCCCACCGAGAGCCCGCCGGCGCCGCGGGCAGGCCCCCGCGAGGTGTGGAAGAAGGGCGGCCGCCTGCTGTCGGTGCTGCTGGCCGTGAACGTGCTGCTCCTCGCCTGCACGCTCATCAGCGGTGGCGCCTTCAACAAGGTGGCGGTGTATGACACCGACGTGTTCGCTCTACTCACCACCATGATGCTGCTGGCCGCGCTCTGGATCCTCTTCTACGTCCTCCGCACCGTGCGCTGCCCTGAAGCGGTCCCCTACAGGGACGCGCACGCCGGCCCCATCTGGCTCCGAG GTGGGCTGGTGCTGTTTGGGATCTGCACTCTCATCATGGATGTCTTCAAGACCGGCTACTACTCCAGTTTCTTTGAGTGCCAGTCAGCCATCAAGATACTCCACCCCCTCATCCAGGCTCTGTTTGTCATCATCCAG ACTTACTTTCTCTGGGTCTCTGCTAAGGACTGTATTCACGTCCACCTGGATCTGACCCG GTGTGGTCTCATGTTCACGCTCGCCACCAATCTGGCCATCTGGATGGCAGCCGTGGTGGATGAATCTGTGCACCAGGCCCACTCCGACAGCAGTTCTCACAGCAACACCAGCCACAGCCGCCTCGCTCCTGACC CAGAGCGTGCAGGCAGCCAGGTCGGAGAGGACTGCTCCTGCAACACGGCCGTCTGCCAGATCTTCCAGCAGGGTTACTTCTACCTGTATCCCTTCAACATCGAGTACAGCCTCTTTGCCTCCACCATGCTCTACGTCATGTGGAAGAACGTGGGCAGGCTGCTGTCCTCCTCCACCCACGGCCACGGCCACGGCCACGGCCACAGCCCATCGCGGGTCAGCCTCTTCCGGGAAACGTTTTTTGCCGGCCCAATCCTGGGCCTGATACTCTTCGTGGTGGGGCTGGCCATCTTCATTATCTACGAGGTCCAAGTGAGTGGGGAGGAGGGCCGCACCCAGCAGGCCCTGGTCATGTACTACAGCTTCAACATCGCCTGTCTGGGGCTCATGACCTTGGTCAGCCTGAGTGGCTCCATCATCTACCGTTTTGACCGCCGGGCCATGGACCACCATAAGAACCCCACGCGCACCCTGGATGTGGCCCTACTGATGGGTGCCGCCCTGGGCCAGTATGCCATTTCCTACTACTCCATTGTGGCCGTGGTAGCGGGCACACCCAGGGACCTGCTGGGGGCACTCAACTTAGCCCACGCTCTGCTCATGATTGCCCAGCACATCTTCCAGAATGTGTTCATCATCGAGAGCCTCCACCGGGGCCCACCTGGGGCCGAGCCTCATGATACGCCCCCCAAGGAGCCCTGCCACGGCCTCACCTTTGCGAACCTGGATGCCCTCCAtaccctgccctcctgcccacccaccccTACGTTGGCTGGCTCCAGCCCAGCGGGCCCTCCGGAAGCAGTGGCCATCATCTTGGCACCCGAGGGCCACTGGAGACGCCGGTGCCTGAAggatatttctctgtttctcctgctGTGCAACATCATT ctgTGGATCATGCCTGCCTTCGGGGCCCGCCCTCACTTCAGCAATACTGTGGAGGTGGACTTCTACGGCTACTCCCTCTGGGCAGCCATTGTCAACATCTGCCTGCCTTTCGGCATCTTCTACCGGATGCATGCTGTCTCCAGCCTCCTGGAGGTCTACGTACTATCCTGA